The Phormidium yuhuli AB48 DNA window GGCCAGTTCTGCTTTGGCAAAGGCTTTCCCAAACCCGTCGTCGATACCCATCACTTCTCCAGTCGAGCGCATCTCGGGTCCGAGAATGGTATCGGTTCCAGGGAATTTGTGGAACGGTAACACCGCTTCTTTCACGGAGACGTGATTGGGGATAAGTTCGCCGGTGAAGTTCAACTCGGCTAAGGTTTCTCCCGCCATGACCCGGGAGGCGTATTTAGCCAGGGGAACCCCAATGGATTTAGAGACAAAGGGAACGGTCCGCGAGGCGCGAGGGTTGGCTTCGATGATATAGACTAACTCTCCCTGTACGGCATATTGCACGTTCATTAAACCCACCACCTTCAGCCGTTTGGCTAGTTTCTCGGTCCAATCGCGAATGGTGTTGAGGGCGGCGGGGGTTAGGGTTTGGCTGGGGATGGAACAGGCGGAGTCTCCGGAGTGAATGCCCGCTTGTTCGATATGTTCCATGATGCCGCCAATGACGACGGCACCGGTTTGGTCGGCGATCGCATCCACATCGACCTCGATCGCATTCTCTAGGAATTTATCAATGAGAATGGGATGGTCGGGTTCGACTTGGACGGCGAAGGTCATATAGCGTTCGAGTTCTTCGTCGGAATAGACCACCTCCATGGCCCGCCCTCCTAGGACGTAGGAGGGACGCACCACGACGGGATAGCCGATGCGTTGGGCAATTTTTAGGGATTCCTTATAACTACGGGCCAAGCCATTGGGGGGTTGCAGGATGTCCAATTCCCGCAGGATTTCCTCGAAGCGTTCTCGGTCTTCTGAAGCGTCAATGGAGTCGGGGGACGTTCCCCAGATGGGAGCGTTGGCTTTGGAGAGGGGAACGGCGAGTTTGAGCGGGGTTTGGCCGCCAAACTGGATGATGATGCCTTCGGGGTTTTCCGCTTCGATGATGTTGAGGACATCTTCTTTCGTGAGGGGTTCAAAGTAGAGGCGATCGCTCGTATCGTAGTCGGTGGAGACGGTTTCGGGGTTGGAGTTGACCATGATGGTCTCAAAGCCCTTGTCTCGTAGGGCAAAGGAGGCGTGACAGCAGCAGTAGTCGAACTCAATCCCTTGACCAATGCGGTTCGGTCCCCCGCCGAGAATCATGACTTTGCGGCGATCGCTCGTCAGGTGTTCGTTATCCTCGTCGTAGGTGGAATAGTAATAGGGGGTTTGGGATTCAAACTCCGCCGCACAGGTGTCTACCATTTTGTAGGCGGGAATGACCCCGAGTTGTTTGCGGTAGCTGCGGACTTCGTCTTCTGTGGATTTAGTGGCGAAGGCGATTTGGCGATCGCTAAAGCCGAGTTGTTTGACGAACCGCATTTGGCTGGCGGAAATCCCAGAGAGGGGCGATCGTTTCAACCACTTCTCCGTCTCCAGGATTTGGGCAAACTTATCCAAGAACCAGATATCAATCCCCGTCAGTTCGTAGATTTCCTCCACAGACATCCCCAGAGTTAACGCCTGATGCACCGTAAACATCCGTTCTGGGTTCGGCTGACGCAACCCCGCCCGCACCTGAGTCAGACTGGGCAATTTCCCCATGGACTGACAACCCCAGCCCCAATGACCGGTCTCCAGGGAGCGAAACGCCTTCTGGAACGACTCGCAAAAGGTGCGTCCAATAGCCATCGCTTCCCCAACGGACTTCATCTGAGTCGTCAGTAGGGCCTGAGTTCCTGGGAACTTCTCAAAGGCAAAGCGAGGAATCTTGGTCACCACATAGTCAATGGTGGGTTCAAAGCTAGCGGGGGTTTTCTTCGTAATATCGTTGGGAATCTCATCCAAGGTATAGCCCACAGCCAACTTGGCAGCAAATTTGGCAATGGGGAATCCTGTCGCCTTACTCGCTAAGGCTGAACTGCGAGACACCCGAGGGTTCATCTCAATCACCACCACCTCGCCATTCACCGGGTTGACCGCAAACTGGATATTGGACCCCCCAGTTTCCACGCCAATCTCGCGAATAATTTTAATCGAGGCATCCCGTAGCCGTTGATATTCCTTGTCCGTCAGGGTTTGAGCCGGGGCGACGGTAATGGAATCGCCGGTGTGAACCCCCATCGGGTCAATGTTTTCAATGGAGCAGATAATCACCACATTATCCGCCAAGTCCCGCATCACCTCCAACTCATACTCTTTCCAGCCAATGAGGGATTTCTCCACCAAAATCTGACTCACCGGTGAGGCATCGAGTCCCCCCTGAGCCATTTCCTCAAATTCTTCTTGGTTATAGGAAATCCCGCCACCGGTGCCTCCCAGGGTGAAGGCCGGGCGGATAATCAGGGGGTAGGAGCCAATCTCCGCCCCCACAGCCCTCGCTTCATCTAAGGTTGAGGCAATCCCCGAGGGGCAGCTTTGCAAGCCAATTTTATCCATGGCCTGCTTGAAGAGGTCGCGATCCTCTGCTTTCTGAATGGCAGGGAGTTTGGCCCCAATCAGTTCCACCCCATACTTATCCAGCACGCCATTCTCCGCCAAGCTCACCGCTAGGTTCAGGGCCGTCTGTCCCCCCATCGTCGGCAGAATGGCATCGGGCCGCTCCTTGGCGATAATCTGCTCGACGATGTCTGGGGAAAGGGGTTCGATATAGGTGCGATCGGCCATTTCCGGGTCGGTCATGATACTGGCGGGGTTGGAGTTCACCAGGATAGTGAAGTATCCCTCCTCCCGTAACGCCTTCAAGGCCTGAGTTCCGGAATAGTCAAATTCACAGGCTTGTCCGATCACAATCGGCCCAGAACCGAGTAAGAGAATTTTTTGGATATCTTCGCGACGAGGCATGGTTGGTTCGTCTCTAAATGATGACGGGGTTCTAAATCCAGACTATTCTACGGGTTTTTTCCGGTCTCAAGCGTCCCTTCACCGTCTTTCCCAAGATTTGATGACTTCCCGGGACGCCCAAGTCCCCCACCTCAGCACGGGCCATCTCGCTTTTGGCAACCCCATATATATAAGTCCTCGATTTGAGGGCCGGACTCCTGCTCCCTGAGTGCGGGTCTACTGACCGTTAACTGAAGCTCAACACCCAGCCATCAAAAATCCCCTTAGCGAACGGGCCAGGTCGCCGCTGAGGGGGCAAAGGGGGTAAATCCAGGAAAAAAGGAAAAAATTTTATCTTCTGAAAAGCTTGCCCCGAGGGGATTTGAGGGGTTTGCCCTAAAATTTCCCAAAAAAAGATTCTAAAAAGGGTTGACAGCCCTAGATAGTCTTGTTAGATTAGTTAAGCGCTCGGGAGGACGGGCAAACACAACGCCCCCAAACGACGCATTCCGAACCTCGAAAATTAAATCGTTTGAAAGCTCGACATAAGAAGCCTAAAACTTCAAAAGTCTTCGTCTAAATTCATTAAAGGATAACGGACGAGAGAGAATTTGACAAGGGGGTAACCCAAGTTAAGTTCAATCAAAGCCGAAAGCCAACAAACTCAACGTCAACACGGAGAGTTTGATCCTGGCTCAGGATGAACGCTGGCGGCGTGCCTAACACATGCAAGTCGAACGAAGTTCTTCGGAACTTAGTGGCGGACGGGTGAGTAACGCGTGAGAATCTACCTTCAGGACGGGGACAACAGCTGGAAACGGCTGCTAATACCCGATATGCCGAAAGGTGAAATGTTATTTCGCCTGGAGAGGAGCTCGCGTCCGATTAGCTAGTTGGTGGGGTAAAAGCTTACCAAGGCGACGATCGGTAGCTGGTCTGAGAGGATGAGCAGCCACACTGGAACTGAGACACGGTCCAGACTCCTACGGGAGGCAGCAGTGGGGAATTTTCCGCAATGGGCGAAAGCCTGACGGAGCAACGCCGCGTGGGGGAAGAAGGTTTTTGGATTGTAAACCCCTTTTCTCAAGGAAGAACAAAATGACGGTACTTGAGGAATCAGCCTCGGCTAACTCCGTGCCAGCAGCCGCGGTAATACGGAGGAGGCAAGCGTTATCCGGAATTATTGGGCGTAAAGCGTTCGTAGGCGGCTGTTCAAGTCTGCTGTCAAAGACCGAGGCTCAACCTCGGGTCGGCAGTGGAAACTGAATAGCTAGAGGTCGGTAGGGGCAGAGGGAATTCCCAGTGTAGCGGTGAAATGCGTAGATATTGGGAAGAACACCGGTGGCGAAAGCGCTCTGCTGGGCCGAACCTGACGCTGAGGGACGAAAGCTAGGGGAGCGAATGGGATTAGATACCCCAGTAGTCCTAGCCGTAAACGATGGAAACTAGGTGTGGCCTGTATCGACCCGGGCCGTGCCGAAGCTAACGCGTTAAGTTTCCCGCCTGGGGAGTACGCACGCAAGTGTGAAACTCAAAGGAATTGACGGGGGCCCGCACAAGCGGTGGAGTATGTGGTTTAATTCGATGCAACGCGAAGAACCTTACCAGGGCTTGACATGCCGCGAATCTCCTTGAAAGAGGAGAGTGCCTACGGGAGCGCGGACACAGGTGGTGCATGGCTGTCGTCAGCTCGTGTCGTGAGATGTTGGGTTAAGTCCCGCAACGAGCGCAACCCTCGTCCTTAGTTGCCATCATTAAGTTGGGCACTCTAGGGAGACTGCCGGTGATAAACCGGAGGAAGGTGGGGATGACGTCAAGTCATCATGCCCCATATGTCCTGGGCTACACACGTACTACAATGGTCGGGACAACGAGCAGCCAACTCGCGAGAGTGCGCTAATCTCTTAAACCCGGCCTCAGTTCAGATTGCAGGCTGCAACTCGCCTGCATGAAGGAGGAATCGCTAGTAATCGCAGGTCAGCATACTGCGGTGAATCCGTTCCCGGGCCTTGTACACACCGCCCGTCACACCATGGAAGTTGGCCATGCCCGAAGTCGTTACCCTAACCGTTCGCGGAGGGGGATGCCGAAGGCAGGGCTGATGACTGGGGTGAAGTCGTAACAAGGTAGCCGTACCGGAAGGTGTGGCTGGATCACCTCCTTTTTAGGGAGACCTAAACCCAAGACCTTGAGGATATAAGTAAGCCCAAGGAATTGAGGTCAACCTAGGTCGGTCGGAGACTGGTCGAAGCTTTCAAACGATTAAGAGGTTAGGAAACCCAACAACTCAGGAACATTGAGACGTGAGGAGTTGGGACAAGAGACCAACCTTGAAATGGGCTATTAGCTCAGGTGGTTAGAGCGCACCCCTGATAAGGGTGAGGTCCCTGGTTCAAGTCCAGGATGGCCCACCTAAAACTTAGTGCTGTCAATAGCAGTCATTAAGAAAATGGGGGTATAGCTCAGTTGGTAGAGCGCCTGCTTTGCAAGCAGGATGTCAGCGGTTCGAGTCCGCTTACCTCCATGCTGGTCTCGCCCCAAAGAAATCCTAAACCCGAAAAGCGAAGGACAACTCAGCACCTGAGAGAGACTCAGACTGCTGGGGAATCCCAGCCAGAACCTTGAAAACTGCATAGTCAACCTAAAAAAAGTCAGGTGAAGTCGAGACCTCAAAGACATGAGGTCAAGCTATAAAGAGCTAACGGTGGATACCTAGGCACGTTGAGGCGATGAAGGACGTGGCGACCGACGAAACGTTCCGGGGAGCTGGAAGCAAGCATTGATCCGGAAGTGTCCGAATGGGGCAACCCTAAAAACGGTCGGCTGAATCTATAGGCCGACACGAGCGAACCGGGCGAACTGAAACATCTTAGTAGCCCGAGGAAGAGAAAGCAAAAGCGATTCCCTTAGTAGCGGCGAGCGAACAGGGACCAGCCCAAACCTAAGGTTTTTACCTTAGGGGTTGTGGGACGGCAGAACGAGACTGGAAAGATTAGACGAAGCTGTTGAATGCAGCACCAGAGGAGGTGAAAGTCCTGTAGTCGAAAATCGGAACAGCTCAGCCGGATCCCGAGTAGCACGGGGCACGTGAAATCCCGTGTGAATCAGCGAGGACCACCTCGTAAGGCTAAATACTCCAACGTGACCGATAGTGAAACAGTACCGCGAGGGAAAGGTGAAAAGAACCCCGGGAGGGGAGTGAAATAGAACCTGAAACCGTTAGCTTACAAGCAGTGGGAGGACGATTTAACGTCTGACCGCGTGCCTGTTGAAGAATGAGCCGGCGAGTAATAGGTCGTGGCCGGTTAAGGCGAGAATGCCGAAGCCCCAGCGAAAGCGAGTCCGAATAGGGCGTTAGTCACGATTTATTGACCCGAACCCGGGCGATCTAACCATGTCCAGGATGAAGCTTGGGTAACACCAAGTGGAAGTCCGCACCGACCAATGTTGAAAAATTGGCGGATGAGGTGTGGTTAGGGGTGAAATGCCAATCGAGCCCGGAGCTAGCTGGTTCTCCTCGAAATGCGTTTAGGCGCAGCGGCTAGAGAAATATCTGTGGGGGTAAAGCACTGTTTCGGTGCGGGCTGCGAGAGCGGTACCAAATCGAGGCAAACTCTGAATACCATAGAGAAACTAGCCAGTGAGACGGTGGGGGATAAGCTTCATCGTCGAAAGGGAAACAGCCCAGACCACCAGCTAAGGTCCCCAAGTGGACACTAAGTGATAAAGGAGGTGGGAGTGCCCAGACAACCAGGAGGTTTGCCTAGAAGCAGCCATCCTTAAAAGAGTGCGTAATAGCTCACTGGTCAAGCGCTCCTGCGCCGAAAATGAACGGGGCTAAGTGTCCCACCGAAGCTGTGGACTCAGTTTTTAACTGAGTGGTAGAGGAGCGTTCTGCTCTAGGGTGAAGCACTAGCGGCAAGCAGGTGTGGACGAAGCAGAAGTGAGAATGTCGGCTTAAGTAGCGAAAAGATGTGTGAGAATCACATCCCCCGAAAACCTAAGGGTTCCTCCGGCAGGCTCGTCCGCGGAGGGTTAGTCAGGACCTAAGGCGAGGCCGAAAGGCGTAGTCGATGGACAACGGGTTAACATTCCCGTACCCAAACAGACTGGTAGCGGAGGACGGAGAAGGCTAAGTCAGCCGGGTGATGGTAGTCCCGGTTTAAGCGTTCGAAGGTGATGACGGGTGGCGAAAACACCCTGAGCTAAGACGTGAACACGACCGGCTACGGCTGGGAAGTGACCGATGTCATGCTTCCAAGAAAAGCCCGAACTACTGTAAATCTGTTTGGCCTGTACCCGAAACCGACACAGGTAGGTAGGTTGAGTAAACCAAGGGGCGCGAGATAACTCTCTCTAAGGAACTCGGCAAAATGGCCCCGTAACTTCGGGAGAAGGGGTGCCACCGAGAGGTGGTCGCAGTGAAGAGGCCCAAGCGACTGTTTACCAAAAACACAGGTCTCCGCTAAGTCGCAAGACGATGTATGGGGGCTGACGCCTGCCCAGTGCCGGAAGGTTAAGGAAGTTGGTTAGCGTAAGCGAAGCTGACGACCGAAGCCCCGGTGAACGGCGGCCGTAACTATAACGGTCCTAAGGTAGCGAAATTCCTTGTCGGGTAAGTTCCGACCCGCACGAAAGGCGTAACGATTTGGGCGCTGTCTCGGAGAGAGGCTCGGCGAAATAGGATTGTCTGTGAAGATACGGACTACCTACACCTGGACAGAAAGACCCTATGAAGCTTTACTGTAGCCTGGAATTGGCTTCGGGCTGAGTTTGCGCAGGATAGGTGGGAGGCTTTGAAGTTTTCCTTGTGGGGGAAATGGAGCCATCGGTGAGATACCACTCTAACTCAGCTAGAAGTCTAACCTCGACCCGTGATCCGGGAGAGGAACCGTTTCAGGTGGGCAGTTTGACTGGGGCGGTCGCCTCCTAAATGGTAACGGAGGCGCGCAAAGGTTCCCTCAGGCTGGTTGGAAATCAGCCGTAGAGTGCAAAGGCATAAGGGAGCTTGACTGCGAGACCTACAAGTCGAGCAGGGACGAAAGTCGGCCTTAGTGATCCGACGGCACTGCGTGGAAGGGCCGTCGCTCAACGGATAAAAGTTACTCTAGGGATAACAGGCTGATCTCCCCCAAGAGTTCACATCGACGGGGAGGTTTGGCACCTCGATGTCGGCTCATCGCAACCTGGGGCGGAAGTACGTCCCAAGGGTTCGGCTGTTCGCCGATTAAAGCGGTACGTGAGCTGGGTTCAGAACGTCGTGAGACAGTTCGGTCCATATCCGGTGTAGGCGTAAGAGAATTGAGAGGAGCCTTCCTTAGTACGAGAGGACCGGGAAGGACGCACCGCTGGTGTACCTGTTATCGTGCCAACGGTAAACGCAGGGTAGCCAAGTGCGGAGTGGATAACCGCTGAAAGCATCTAAGTGGGAAGCCCACCTCAAGATGAGTTCTCTGTTGGGGTCAACCCAGTAAGGTCACGGAAAGAACATCCGTTAATAGGCGTCCGGTGGAAGTTCAGTAATGGATGAAGCCTAGGCGTACTAACAGACCGAGCGCTTGACCTCTTTTGATGTCTTTATTCCCTGATTAGGTTGACTGTGCAGTCTTCAAGGTTTCTGTTCTTTCCTGGTGCTTCTAGCGAGGTGGCACCACTCCGATCCCTTCCCGAACTCGGCTGTGAAACGCTTCTGCGGCGAAAATACTTGGGGGGTTGCCCCCTGGGAAGATAGCTCAGTGCCAGGTTTATATTTGAAAAACTCCCCCGGATAGCTTAAGGGTTATCCGGGGGAGTTTTTTAGGTTTGGGCTTTGGATGGGGCTTGGCCAGAGATATTGCGTGTTTCTGCGGTATTCACCCTTTAAAATAGGAGGGACTCTTCCGGGCCATCCATGGGAACTTTTCAATCTCTATCAGCCAGTGACATCCTCAAACGCGGACCTGATTCCTGGAACCGTTGGCGGGAAGAACAGCCTCTCGTGAAACCCAGCTTGCAGGGGGAGGATTTAGAGCAACGGTATCTACGAGAGGTTAACTTTAGTTCTTGTAACTTAGCCGATACCAATCTGACTCAAGCGGATTTATGCTTGGCAAACCTAGAGCTGGCGCAACTTGACCGAGCCAATTTGACTGAGGCGATTTTGTATACAACAGATTTGCGCCACAGTTCCTTGAAAGAGTCCATTTTAACGCGGGCGGATTTGACGGAAGCGAGCCTCGTTAAAGCTGATTTGTCCTTAGCTGTCCTTCAACAAGCCCAACTGAACCGATCTGACCTAACCGATGCACGATTGTACACGACGAATCTCCGTCAAGCGGATTTGTCTGATGTGGAGTTAATTCGGGCCGACCTGCGGGAGGTTGATCTGACGATGGCAGATTTAGGGGAAGCGGATTTGCGAGATGCGAATCTGAGTTTTGCGGTTTGTTCCTTAGCTCAATTTGTCGGTGCGACGTTATGTCATGCAAATCTCTATCGCGCTAATTTAAGTTTAGGAAATCTTTGTGTCGCTAACTTGATGGGCGCTAATTTAACAAAAGCTAGTTTTATTGGTGCAAATCTTATTGGTGCGAATCTTTATTTAGCTAATTTACGCTTTGCGAACCTAGCTCAAGCTGATTTACGGGAAGCGAGTTTACGGATTACGAATTTAACTGGGGCAAACTTAGCAGGGGCAAATCTCAGTATGGCCAATCTCACGGAAGCGAGTCTCGTGCGAGCTAATTTGACGGGAGCTAATTTGTCACGGGCCAATCTACATCAAGCGAATCTCGATGGCGCTATTTTAAAAGGGGTCACATTACCCGATGGGCGAAAACACCCCTAGAGCGGGGTATTTTTGCCTATGGGTTGGGGGCTCAGGACTCAGGATTGAATGCCGATTGACTGAGTTTCTGGGCGACAATTTCCCGTAAGGTTTGTTCAACGGAGCGGGGTTGCCAGCTTAATCGGTGTTTGGCTTTACTACCATCAACCCGCACACAGCGTTCATAGATATAGTGAACTCGTTCCCGACTTAAGGGGGGGTTCCAGCCGGTGAGTCGGCCGATAACGTCGAGAACATTGCCACTGAGCCGAACGACAGGGGGAGGAATTTCTCGGGGAGGGGCCACGCCGGCGGCATCCCCTAAGATGGCAAACATCTCACGGGTGGTCAGGTCTCCGGCGGAGATAATGTAATGCTCTCCAGGGGGACTTTTTTCGGCGGCTCGGATCATGGCGTCGACTAGGTCATCCACATGGACGATACCGGTGATGCGATCGCCCCCGGCCCAAACGGTTAACTTGCCCTTGATGAAGTTATCAATGACTGGGCCAAAATGGGGATCATCGGGGCCAAAAATTCCCGAAGGCATGACGCTAACTGCGGCTAACCCCTGATCTGCGGCCCGATTGACTAATTGTTGGGCGGTATATTTGGTGCGGTCATAGGCAGAGGAAAAATTCTTTTGAGTCCGTTGAAAGGTCTCATCGATGGTTTGTCCCTGGGTATCACCATAAACGCCAATGGTGCTGCAATAGACAAACTTAGAGAGATTGGCGCTTTTGGCAGCCTCTAGAATCGTCCGAGTGCCGTCAACGTTCGTTCGGTCCATCAAGGCATCATCTACGAGTCCTAATTCCACAAAGGCGGCAGTATGGAAGACCCAGTCAATATCGGCTAGATGGGAACGAAGTAGCTCTAAGTCGGTCAGATCGCCTTCGACAAACTCAATATCTAATCCCGATAGACGAGTTTTATTGTTCGAGTTGGGGCGAACTAGGGCTTTGACACTATGGCCCTGTTCTAAGAGTTGGCGAACCAGGTGGGATCCGGTAAATCCAGTTGCGCCAGTAACAAAGGTTTTCATAGCTTGTTTGAATCTGGGATAACGTTAAAGGGAGATTTGAAAAGCAATGGAACCAATAGATGGCTTGAATGCTTTATTATCGCATTATCTCTCCAGCAGCTAAAGTCCCATGACGTACAACGATGGTCGTACAGTTACTCCCGCGAGCGATCGCCCGAGGAATATTGCCATGTAGGGCCTGTTGTAACACGCCTTGACGACTTGCCCCTAGCAAGATGGCATCATAATCTTGCCCTCGGGTCTCCTCCAAGACCGCATCCACCACGGAACTGCCATAGATAGGCGTGGCGGTCACCGGACAGGGGAGACGCCGTTCTAACAACCGGGCCGTGCTTTTCAAAAAGGTGATTTCTTCAGTACTTTCGCGATCTCGGAACACCTGACATAACTGAACAAACGAGCGATCGCCCCCCGTCACTAACGCTGACAATAACTCCAACCCGGCCAAAGCATTTACCCCACCCCCAAGGGGAATCAGCCAGCGTTGCAATTGAGGTTGCCTCGGCTCTGCGTTCTCCACAACCTGGCTCCCCCATTTCACCAAGACCATTTGACAGGGAGCCTGCCGCAGTAGTGTATCCGCCACATCCCCAAAAATGCGCCCTGGAGTATGAGTTCCCCCTTTCCAACCCATCAATAAGCTATTGATATGCCGTTCTTGAATTGTCTCCAATACCGCTGCCGATACATCATGAGCCACCCGAATCTGAGTATGGACAGGGATTTGCCATTCTCGGCTCAACCGTAATGCTGTTTGTAAAAGGCGGCGACTGTGGGTAATGCGTACCGGGGTTTCAGAGGGGCTACGATGACGAGGGACAGGAATTACTTGTAGACATTCCAACTCATAATCATTCGCAGCGGCGATCGCCCCAGCAAACTGCAATAACAAGGGAGCCGTTTTGGGGTTAGCTAACGGGACCAACAGGCGGCCACGACCTGTAGCCGGCGCTCGGGTAACATAGACCGGATAAGAGGGTTCCAACTTCTGAGAACGACCGTGACCCGTCAACTGCCGCGCCTCAGCTTGGACAATATCACTGTGGGTAATGATCCCCACCAAACGCCGTCCATCCACCACCGGTAAGCGGCTGATCTGATGACGTTCTAGGAGATATAACGCCTGCATTAGAGGGTCTTCAGAACTCACCATCACCGGTTGAGGCATCATCAACTCAGAAATTGGCGTATCGTCAGATAGGGGGGTTTGGGTGAGTTTCATTAAATCTGTTTCCGTAATCATTCCCACTAAGCGAGTCTCCTGCACGACCGGAAACCCGCCATAGGGCGATCGTCGAAACACCTGCAGCACCTCCCCAATCGATAAATCACTCTCCACCGTTTCCACCTGGCGCTGCATCACATCATTAACGCGAATCTTCAACAAGCCGGAGGTATTATCCTCCGTTGCGGGAGTTTCCCAACCGCGCAATTCCAATAGGCGATCGTACAGAGACCCCGCCGATACCTGTTCCGCCACCACATAGGCCAACACCGAGACAATCATCAAAGGCAAGACCAAATTAAAATCTCGGGTAATCTCAAAAACAATCACAATGGCCGTAATCGGAACCTTAGCAACAGCCCCAAAAAAAGCCCCCATCCCCGCCAAGGCAAAGGTTTGGGGATCACCGACATTAAAAAGAAGCTGACTACTTAACCCCACCAAACTCCCCAACGCCGAGCCAAGAACCAGGGTTGGGGCAAATAACCCCCCAGAGGCGCCAGACCCGTAGACCAAAAGCGTTAACGCGAAATTAACGACCAAAACAATGGCAATCAGGCCCAAACCGGCCTCACCCGTTGTCAAAAAGTCTCGTAACCCCGCATTGTCATGAAACTCCAGAGGTAACAGAGAAATAGTTGCCCCCGAGAGACATCCCACTAACGCGATTCGTCCCGGTAAGCCAATGGCTAGATAACGGCGTTGCCAGGTGAGACTAGCCAGAATCCCTCGATTAAACCAGCCGCTACAGATTCCCGTTATGACTCCTAAAAACAGCAAACTAGGAATATCCATCGGAGAAAACTGGGCTGTTGGGGTATTGGGATCGAGAGTGACATCCCAGGGTCCTCCTCCCAAAAGGCCCGAGACCACGGCTCCAATAAAGGAGGCCAAAATCGCTGTGCCCAGGGTTAAACTCGACACATCTTGTAACAACTCCTCCACCACAAACAAAACCCCCGCAATGGGGGCATTAAACCCAGCGGCTAATCCAGCGGCCGCACCAGCTGCGATGGTTTGACGACGGTAGCCGGGGGAGGTCGGCATCCAGCGACTCATGGAGGCCGCTAAAGCCGCTCCCATATGCACCGTGGGCCCCTGTCGTCCGAGAGGCATTCCCGACCCAGACACCAGCATGGTACTCAGCAGTTTTACCACCGCCAACCGGAGATTGAGAGAGAGTGCCTTTTGTAGCCGTTGCGATGACCCCAGTTCTGCCTTGACATGGGAAACCCCGCTCCCGGTAGCATCCGGGGCAAAGCGTTGAATTAACCAGCCTGCTAAACACCCTCCTAGGGCACCAAATAGAGGCAATTTTAGGCCCACAGGCAACCCGAGAAATTCCTGAACCCGCCAGCCTCCGAGCCAAGCGATCCCCTGACGCAGAATGACCGCCGCCAATCCTGAGACCAGTCCAATGAATCCTGCTTCAATCAGGGCCAGTCGTCGAGGTTCAAGGAAATAGAGATAGAGATGATGAAATCGTGATGAACCCGTCGCCCAGCTCAAATGCCAAGGT harbors:
- the carB gene encoding carbamoyl-phosphate synthase large subunit, translating into MPRREDIQKILLLGSGPIVIGQACEFDYSGTQALKALREEGYFTILVNSNPASIMTDPEMADRTYIEPLSPDIVEQIIAKERPDAILPTMGGQTALNLAVSLAENGVLDKYGVELIGAKLPAIQKAEDRDLFKQAMDKIGLQSCPSGIASTLDEARAVGAEIGSYPLIIRPAFTLGGTGGGISYNQEEFEEMAQGGLDASPVSQILVEKSLIGWKEYELEVMRDLADNVVIICSIENIDPMGVHTGDSITVAPAQTLTDKEYQRLRDASIKIIREIGVETGGSNIQFAVNPVNGEVVVIEMNPRVSRSSALASKATGFPIAKFAAKLAVGYTLDEIPNDITKKTPASFEPTIDYVVTKIPRFAFEKFPGTQALLTTQMKSVGEAMAIGRTFCESFQKAFRSLETGHWGWGCQSMGKLPSLTQVRAGLRQPNPERMFTVHQALTLGMSVEEIYELTGIDIWFLDKFAQILETEKWLKRSPLSGISASQMRFVKQLGFSDRQIAFATKSTEDEVRSYRKQLGVIPAYKMVDTCAAEFESQTPYYYSTYDEDNEHLTSDRRKVMILGGGPNRIGQGIEFDYCCCHASFALRDKGFETIMVNSNPETVSTDYDTSDRLYFEPLTKEDVLNIIEAENPEGIIIQFGGQTPLKLAVPLSKANAPIWGTSPDSIDASEDRERFEEILRELDILQPPNGLARSYKESLKIAQRIGYPVVVRPSYVLGGRAMEVVYSDEELERYMTFAVQVEPDHPILIDKFLENAIEVDVDAIADQTGAVVIGGIMEHIEQAGIHSGDSACSIPSQTLTPAALNTIRDWTEKLAKRLKVVGLMNVQYAVQGELVYIIEANPRASRTVPFVSKSIGVPLAKYASRVMAGETLAELNFTGELIPNHVSVKEAVLPFHKFPGTDTILGPEMRSTGEVMGIDDGFGKAFAKAELAAGELLPSQGTAFVSVIDRDKEKVIPIARELQSLGFDILATMGTAAALKAAGLEKVDLTLKISEGRPNVLDAVKNKQIQLIVNTPSGEDAQAEGRTIRRMALAYKIPIVTTIAGARATAAAIRTLQAGSYQVKALQDYFPD
- a CDS encoding pentapeptide repeat-containing protein codes for the protein MGTFQSLSASDILKRGPDSWNRWREEQPLVKPSLQGEDLEQRYLREVNFSSCNLADTNLTQADLCLANLELAQLDRANLTEAILYTTDLRHSSLKESILTRADLTEASLVKADLSLAVLQQAQLNRSDLTDARLYTTNLRQADLSDVELIRADLREVDLTMADLGEADLRDANLSFAVCSLAQFVGATLCHANLYRANLSLGNLCVANLMGANLTKASFIGANLIGANLYLANLRFANLAQADLREASLRITNLTGANLAGANLSMANLTEASLVRANLTGANLSRANLHQANLDGAILKGVTLPDGRKHP
- a CDS encoding NAD-dependent epimerase/dehydratase family protein, whose amino-acid sequence is MKTFVTGATGFTGSHLVRQLLEQGHSVKALVRPNSNNKTRLSGLDIEFVEGDLTDLELLRSHLADIDWVFHTAAFVELGLVDDALMDRTNVDGTRTILEAAKSANLSKFVYCSTIGVYGDTQGQTIDETFQRTQKNFSSAYDRTKYTAQQLVNRAADQGLAAVSVMPSGIFGPDDPHFGPVIDNFIKGKLTVWAGGDRITGIVHVDDLVDAMIRAAEKSPPGEHYIISAGDLTTREMFAILGDAAGVAPPREIPPPVVRLSGNVLDVIGRLTGWNPPLSRERVHYIYERCVRVDGSKAKHRLSWQPRSVEQTLREIVAQKLSQSAFNPES